The nucleotide window CTCTTGGAATCCCGCCGTTTGCCTGAGGTCCTTGCCCGTTGGCTGCTGCTAGATCAGCTAATGGTGATGGTACCTGAATGCCGGCAAATACTTCCTGTGCTGGTGCGTGTCCTCTGATCATGTCGGCGCATGCTAGTAGAGCTTCAGACTTGATCGATATCTCGGCAACCGGCGAGAAGGCAATTTGGAGGGTTTCCACAAGAATGGGATCTCCCCTGGCACGGCTGGTGCGCCCACCGCGACCTCGCTCTGGTTGCAAAAGGTCACCCAGAAAGGCCTCCTGGTTTTGGGGCGTCACTGAGGCCCCAGGGACAAGGAACAACCGGATAACAGCAAGAAGAGCAAAAACACTCCTGTTTCGCAGCTCCTCAATCCTTGGCGGGagctcctccaactcctgtGGCCCTCCATATGCGTCTTTCAATAGACGGCTGACTTCTGCCAGGTAACCCATATCCCTGAACATGGCCTGATTTGTTGGGTTAAGCCGGAGCAAGTTGGCCATCAAGATCAGACAGTTGACCACCACTTCTGCCCCACCAGCAAGACCGCCTTCTGTCCAGACGATGCCAAACACCCTCCCAAAGACGTTTTCAAAAGCCACGAGGCCTTGAATAACCGTGGATATTGGTGTGAGATCCGTGAGCAGGCCAACCGCAGCGTCCCGGATAGGCTCCCTTTGCTCGTCCAAGGCGGCTACAATCCGGGCAATGCCATCCTCGGCATTCACTATGCACTCCTCGGTCCTCTCTGGACGTGCTGACAGGACGGCTGCAAGTAGTTGTAACGAATACAACCTCGAGTAAAAGTCGAGCCTCTCCCTGTCCAAAAATCCCAGCAGTAACCCAATGTTCTCATGGCGCATGGTAAACTCATCTGCCACCCACATGGCAATCTCTGGTGAGGCCTCAGGGCTGTCCGGGTCCGGCTCGAAGAGATACAGCAACGTCTCGAGCACCACCTTGACTGTgtcgacatcctccccatcccgatCCAGACTTCCTATCAGACTTCGTAGAGCACCGGATGCTACCGAGGCGGGGTACTGTTTGGCGAAGCTACGCAGACCAAGGATGGCGGCGCGGCGGTCCTCAAGGAGTGTTGCTGTGCTGAGGCGGCCGCTGAGGATGGGGATTGTCTCGCTCACCGACTGCTTGGCCGGGGCGGTGGTCAACGTCGACAGCATGGTTATGGTGTTTTCTATGGGTgtcgggggaggaaaggTTGTGGCCTGTTAGCTGCCATGGAGGCTCGTATCTCGAATTCAAACTTGGCTGTCTGCTTCGGAAGACGTGTCTCGGTCTGCTAGAGGGCTGGAATCGAGGGGCGGCACTGGACGAGACAAGCTGGCAGCTGGTCTTCAAAACAAACTGAAAGTGGAAATATCGTCGTCAAGTCTGGTATAGAGCTTCGTCATGGGATAGTGCTCAAGTTCAAGGCTCAAGGCCTGGTGAAGGGACAGGTGTACCTAATAGCCGGCGGGGAGCTTGGGCTAGGGGACCCTTCTGTGCTGCAGCGGCAACTGGCTTGATGACAGCTGCGGCGTGGGATATCCACCGCCAAGCTCAAAATAAAGTGGGTCTGCAACGCAAAAGGTCTGGGCCAATGCAGATACAGTGCGCGCCTCACTGTAGCTTTCCAGTTATTTGGCTGCGGCTCACAGTGTAAACAATTTCAATCAGCAAGACGCACACTGTACTTGGCCATCCTCAATTTTCTGCAACCACAGCGATAAGGCCAAAAAGGTACACGGCCTTCTTTCTCTACTCTTCACCATCCAAATCCTACAACAACGACGGGGATTTGACCCATCAACCACGACTTTTCCACACACAGCTGGAAGTCGCCAATCAACTCCCGACAAGGCGATTGACACGCGACGCTGATGCAATTAGGTGCGCTTGTCCCTGAATCGCAACAAACAAACTGCCTAGCCTGTCCGGGCTGAAATTTGTACTCGAACACCGCGTCAAGATGGGTATTCCCGCCGCCTTCAGGTGGCTTTCCACCAAATATCCCAAGATCATCTCCCCGGTGATCGAGGACACCCCGATTACCATGGACGATGGTGCCGTCATCCCTGTTGACACCACCAAGCCGAACCCGAACGGCGAGGAGTTTGACAACTTGTACCTCGACATGAACGGTATCGTCCATCCCTGCTCTCACCCCGAGGACAGGCCCGCGCccaaggatgaggaggagatgatggttgaAATCTTCAAGTACACGGACCGTGTTGTGAACATGGTGCGGCCGCGCAAGCTTTTGATGATCGCTGTCGGTATGTCGAACTCTTCCCTTGATTATCCGAGGTAAAAGCTAACTCGATCAGATGGTGTCGCTCCCAGAGCCAAGATGAACCAGCAGCGGTCCCGTCGTTTCCGCGCCGCCCGAGATGCcaaagagaaagaggaggacaaggagaagctgctcAAGATGCTCcagaaagacaagaagagcaCCGTGCAGGTCCAGCccgtcgaggaggttgttcaAAAGGCATTCGATTCCAATTCAATTACTCCTGGCACACCTTTCATGGACATCCTCGCAGCTTCTTTGCGTTACTGGTGCTCGTATAAGCTTAACACAGATCCTGCGTGGGCCAAAATCAAGGTCATCATCTCGGATGCCACCATTCCTGGCGAGGGTGAGCATAAGATCATGGAGTATGTTCGATCGCAGCGCAACTCGCCAGGCCACGACCCCAATACTCGCCATGTCATCTATGGCCTTGATGCTGATTTGATCATGTTGGGTCTTGCCACTCATGAGCCTCATTTCCGCGTTCTCCGTGAAGATGTTTTTGCCCAGGACGCCAGACCTAGATTATGCAAGCTCTGCGGCCAAAAGGGACATGATGCCGCGAACTGCCGGGGAGAGgccaaggaaaaggagggcgAATTTGGCGAAAAGGACAGGGCTGCCCCTCTGAAGCCTTTTATTTGGCTCCACGTCAACATTTTCCGCGAATAGTACGTCAACAGGCCGTGATATGTCTTCAAACAAGTCTGAACCGATATACTGACACATTCAACAGCCTCGCGGTGGAACTCAACGTTCCCGGCCTTCCGTTTGCTTTTGACCTCGAGCGCGCTATTGACGGTGAGTGGTACCCCGGAAAACATACTATCCAGGATCCCACTCTTTGCTGACCAAATGACCAGACTGGGTGTTCATGTGCTTCTTCGTCGGAAACGATTTTCTCCCTCACCTGCCTGCTTTGGAAATCCGAGAGAATGGTATCGATACGCTCGTCGCCATTTGGAAGGACAACCTACCTTCTATGGGCGGTTACTTGACCAAAGATGGTCATGTCGACCTTGAGCGGGCCCAGCTTATCATGGCTGGCCTTGCCAAGCAAGAAGATGCCATTTTccggagaagaaaagagaccGAAGACCGGAGAGAGGCTGGTTTCAAGAGGCGGAAGCTTCAGCAggaaaagcagcagcaacgtaATGGCCAGGGGCAGCAGGACTCGCCATCATACCGCAAGCGGGGGCAACCGCCGCCGGAGACCTTTGCTGCAGCGAGCATGAACTTGATATCTGTGTCTAACATTCAGAAGCCGGCTGCGCATAGCATCACGCATGATATGGTGGTGAACCGCCAGGCGGTTGATCAGGCCAATGTGGCCAACAAGAGCGCTGCCAGTGTCCTCAAGAGCCAGATACAGAGCCTTATGAACAAGCCCAAGGAAGAGGCCCCAgcccccgccgccgaggaagccaaggAGCCCGTTGCGGAAGAGACTCAACCAAAGTCGCCCCCGTCTGCTCTCGGCAAGCGCAAGGCCGAGCTCATCACCGAAGCTGATGCCAACAGTCCCGCTGCGAGCTCGGGTGCTGAGACTGCAGCCTCgggcgaagaggaagccGTCGACACGGTCAGGCTCTGGGAAGAGGGCTACGCTGACCGGTACTATGAGCAAAAGTTCAAGGTCGACCCCAAGGACCTTGAGTTCAGGCACAAGGTTGCGCGCGCCTATGTGGAGGGTCTCGCCTGGGTGCTGATGTACTACTTCCAGGGCTGCCCGTCTTGGGAATGGTTCTACCCTTACCATTACGCGCCCTTTGCGGCGGATTTTGTCGACCTGGGCAAGATGACGATCAACTTTGACAAGGGGAGGATATCCCGTCCGTTTGAGCAGCTGATGAGTGTGCTTCCTGCCGCGTCGAGACATGCCATCCCTGAGGTCTTTCATGATCTCATGACCAATGAGGATAGCGAGATTATCGACTTTTACCCGGAGGAGTTTGACATCGATTTGAACGGGAAGAAGATGTCGTGGCAGGGGATTGCGTTGTTGCCGTTTATTGAAATGCCGCGGTTGCTGAAGGCGATGGAGCCGAAGCAGAAGCTGCTGAGTGAGGAGGATAGGGCGAGGAATGAGCCCGGGAAGGAGGTGTTGATTATTTCGGACGCGCACCCGGTTTACGATGATATTACGCAGAAGTTTTACAGCAAGAAGCCGGTGGGGGATAAGGTGGAGATTGATAGTGCGTTGAGCGAGGGATTGTCGGGGAAGATTGAGAAGATTGAGGGGTATGTGCCTCATGGGGAGCTGAGGTATCCTTTGGAAAGGCATACGTTTCCGGATGTGGACTTTGATCGGACGTTGAGGTATGTTGTTTTATCGATTGATATATGTGTATGGCCATGGCTGACAGTGTTTTTTTAGTGTTCACTATGAACTCCCCTCCAGCTCTCACATCCACAAATCGATACTCCTCCGCGGCGTGAAGCTACCTCCTCCCGTTCTCGACAGGAGCGACATTGAGATtctcaagggcaagggccgCAACTCTGGACGGGGCTATGGTGGTGTGCCCTTTCATGGaaatggtggtggcggcagAGGCGGGCGTATCAACTATGGTCCTGGAGGTAACAAccgtggcggcggcggtggtggtgggtataACAATCACTACCGCGGCAACAGcaataacaacaaccagTCTCAGGGGTATGGGAATGGGTATGGTAATGGGGGTGGatatggtggtgggcaacAACAGTTCcctcctgttcctcctccgggCTGGCAGCCGCCGGTCCCTCCTGGGTTTCCCGGGTTTGGGCAGGGTGgtccgccgccggcgccgccgggGTACGTGCCGCCTTATCAGCAGGGGTATCaccaaccgccgccgccgaacaGGTATGCCATGCCgccggtgccgccgccgggggcttatggtggtggtgggtatggGGTACAGGGTCAAGGGGGTTATCAGCAGGGTCGGCAGCATGATATGTATCGGCCTCCTCAGGGAGGACAAGACAGGAGACGGGATGGGGgacggggtggtggcggtggtggttataGGGATAATAGGGATTATCGGAGGTAAAGGGGGAAGGTGTTGTGTTATGAGCAGATGAGTGGGAGTTGGCAGTTGGCAGTTGGGGTTGTATAACTTGTGTGTGGGTAGGGCTATGATTTGTATCGTGGCGATTGTTTGGTGTGCTATACGGTTTGATTACATGCATGCAAACACATTGTGGGACATTTCATCATGGGTGATAATGGAGTTATGCTCTTGTAGTAGCTTGTGGATATGATTTGAACAACTATTGCATTACGACGTCAGTGGAGATTTGATAATTTCTAGAGAATTATAACTAGCGGGTTTCATTAGTCTTGTTTgatttggtgttttgggataCCGGCATATTTGCTATTTCGGGGGTTGGATGAAATAGGAAAGTAATTCATGCTGTACAAAATATTGTTTTTCTCGAGACATTGATCGTCAGTCGAACAAAGGAATTGATGATCTGCGCGGAGGCTTGGGATAGTGAAATCGAAGCCCCTCATTTGCCGTGTGGTGAGAATAAAGAAAatgggcatgggcatgggaTGGGTGCTGGATGGGCAATGTAACATTTTTgatgttgtgatggtggtggtggtggtcacaGTGGGAACGGTGAGCGGACAAGCGCGGGAAGAAGGACGGCAGAGAGGAGTGTCCGGGGCGGTGAGCATGGGTGGGCTAGAGATGATGGAACAGCACGCAAACAACCTggcaaacccaccaccctcatgCTGCCTACCCCGGCATTGTTCAAAGGTGCCAATCTGGCGATCTAGTTCGTGGGAaaggagagaagagagactCGAAATCGGTGGACAGGCCCTCTAGGCAGTTGAAGATTGTTGCTGATTTTTGTTAGGGGTCCCCGCTTACCCAGGTACGGTAGGTCCCTCCCCACCCGCATCGGCCACCTGCTCTCCTAACCCCATACACTACCTACTATTATCTCCTCCACTCCATCCCTTGCTCCAAGCGTGCCGCAATCCGGCGTGTGTCCCATCCTGCGTTTCCGGCCGactacccacccaccccccaagtTTCGGTTCGTTCGTGTGTGCCTGTCCTTTCAAGTcggtgggtgtgtgtgtgtgtgggtgcCTGGCCTGGTTGTTGCTTTTGCATTAGCTAGCCTTACGGGTggttttttttattacttattttttcttcctttgcATTGGCCCTCTTTTAGTGACGagaaaaagcaaagcaaAAGGCACAGCTACTATCAGACACAGACCGAGACGCCAACGACAAAGGAccagagaaaagagagaaaggaggTACGGATATACCGCCGTCTTGCTTGCATCTTTAGCTGCCCGCCGCATGATCGgtgcgacgacgacgacgacgaccgacaccaccaccacccgtgAAAGCTTCCAATTTGACTGCAACGATTGCAAAACACGGCGCGGTTCGGATTgtggaagggaggagaaggataaTTATATCTTTTGGACTTGATTTCACGGcatccatcctcaaccaaaGCCTCGGCGATAGCTCccaaccagcagcagcagcttcgcGAACCCCCAACGCAAACAAAAAACAGCTTGCAAAGAGGAGGACCTCCCCCTAATcatgagaagaaggcggaaCGGACCTACTAGAATCGACGCACAATGAATGGTGACGCCCTGGTGGGCAGCCTGGTGGAGAGGCTGAGCTCAAGGGTAAGGTGTTTTTGATGgacatgatgaagaagaaagagtgctttgcttttttttttcctcggGAGAGATTCTGGAAGCTAATTGCTTTTCTCGGACGACACACAGCTCCCCCACCGTACCGGCTCGCCTACCTCTGATTTCGCTCAAGACGAAGTTGTCTTGAAGACGCGCTCGACACTGGTCAACCTCAGCGCCCTCGGGTCCATCGCGCTCGTTCTCGACGCCCTCCTGACCGTGCTCAAGGAGCAGGCCCAGCCCTTTCGAGCTCTTCTATCCCACCCGCCGCATATAATACTTTCCGAGCTCTACATCCTCGAGCTCATCGCCGACTGCTGCGCCAGCCACTGGTACGGCTCCCAGAATGGCCCGgttaccagcagcagcgatgGATCAAGGTCGGGGACATCCTCCCCTACCTTGGCCGGCGAGGGTCCCTTGTCCCCTGCTCAGAGAGCCACCTTTTACCCGCCCGAGTCTCTGAGCGAGAGCCTTCTAGCTCGCGTGTTTGAGGCGATCAAGGTGCTTTTTGAGCCCATACCCGAGAATTATATCCTCCCAGCCAAGaccatcctcgacgacaCCTCGGCCAAGCATATCACTTTACCCACCCCCGAAGAACCAACTCGAACACCACTCTCTACCCCATCGAGCGAACCCCCCGAGACGAGCCGGTTGCTGGGGGCTCAAGCAGCCGCGATAGAAGCCCACGTCAAGCTCATCGTGGAATACGTCACGGCCTCAAGCTGGCCCAAAGCATTTGAATACTTCCGCAACGTCATCTACGCCGTTCGAGCCAATGCGCCACCCCAGGgcacccccatccccaacgccgccgccgccgaagaggaaCGCTCCGCCTTGATTATGCTCAGGCTTGTTTCGTTCTTTTGGGTCGACGCCCAGAAGCTGAGTCTTGTTATTCAAGAGTTTTGTTCCAGCTTTTTGCACTTTAGAAAGTCGTTTCAGAACACGGTCGCGGTGGTGACGCCGCTGTTGATTACAAGGTGGTTGGACAGGTACCCGGAGGAGTTTATTGCTATCCATTCGATACAGAAGCGGAGGGAGAACGCGCCGGATACGCTGTTTGACATGACGCAGACGGTGGTGGATAacgggcggaggagggcggtgctCTATCCGATGCAGATGACGTTGCTGTTTTTGCTGCCGGACGTGTTTGAGGTGGCGAGCAACATGCGCGAGGCCAAGTCGGGGGGTATGGCGAAGAAGGTGCagtttttggaggggttgaggaaggcgttGCGGAATCGGAATGAGCAGGCTGCTTATTgtttggtgctgttgctgcgagCGGCGAGGCATTTTGACGCGGAGAGCGACAGTGCCTTGGTTTCGTACGCGATGGATGTGCAGGATGAGGTGAGGGATGCGGTTTTTAGGCGGTTTCCTCCGGGGagcggtgagggaggggggatgtttGAGCAGGATGTCATGACGGCGGCGTTTGTCTCGTTGAGTCACTTGAACTTTGAGAGCTGTGTCGACTCGTTGGCTTTGACGTGTCTGGCGCCGAGTGCGCCGCACAGCTTCAAGATTACGGTTATACAGGCTTGTGCGTACTTTGCGaggctggaggagagggggaggtacCAGCCGCTGTTCTCGGCGGCGAGCGCGTTTATTCAGGGGCAGCTGCATACCATGAGTGAGCTGCTGCATGAGGGGTATATCGAGGATCAGGTTGGGCAGAGGAAGGTGTTGGAGAgtggggggatggtgagcaTGGTGAGCAATGTGTTGAACTTTTTGGATGCGAGCCCGATGACGCTTTTTGAGGGGCCGCCGACCGAGAAGAGCGAGAGGGATCATTTTTATGAGGAGAATTTGGAGGCGTTGATTAGCTGTATTATTGCGAGCAATGAGGGGATCAGGAGGTTGGCGACGGGGGTGGCGAGACGGTTGTTTGGGGATGAGAAGTTTATGATGACTGTGAGGGCGAGTAAGGGGATTAATTCGACGGGGTTCAAGACGAAATTTTGGAGGTTGACGTGAGTTTTCCTGATGTGACCAAgggagggagtggaaggATGGATGGAAAATGCTGACAGGGTTATAGGTCGCTCATATTGATCTTGATATGTGATAGGGCGAGGTGGCCGAGCACGGCGGATGGCCTGAGGGCTGTTCAGGGGTATTTGGAGTCGAGGCTGCATTTGTTGACTTCGATTCCGGAGTTGGGCAAGATCTCTGAGGATGTTCCCGAGAGGACGGCTGCTTCGACAAAGTTGGAGACGTTGTTTTTGCTGTCGCTTTGCTCGGCGGATATCGAAATCTGCCAGATCGTGACGTCGTGTATAGGAACGTTTCTCGAGGAGTGCAGGCTTATCGACACGACTCCTGCGACGGCCAAATCATCACTTACACTTTTGCGCAACGGAGAGGTGTTTGGTGAGATTTCGTCGAGGGATTTCAGGTTCACTGGGCTGGTTGCGTTCCAAAAGAGAATTAGGTCCCTCCTGAGGCGTATGCAATACCCCAGTGCCGGTATTCTGGATGCCTGGGAGCTGGTCTTTGAAAGATGGCTTCATTCGTCCAAGGATCTGTCTTTAATGGCAGTTGAGGGCGGGCAAGAGAGGATGGTTGCCGAGTGGCGAAATTACtcgggcttcttggcctcgcTGGGTGGTATTTGCACGGCCGAGCAGGCCATCAATCACGAAGAGCCTTCCATCAGTGGGCTACGATGGATCGACAGGTTGTCTTCTGTAAATCATGAGGAGCCGCTGTTGAGTCAGTACCTGAAGTTGAGCGTTCAGCTTCTGGCATGCGCCAACGTCAGAATTCGTGAGACCATCAGGGAGGTCTTGTCAACCGAGGTCCCGCCTTCGCTGTATCAGCCCCTTTTCAAGGCATTGGAGACGCAGCTTGATGTCCTCTTCACTGGGGCTATGGAGCCCAGTGTCAAGGGGCAAGACAACGACATTATCTTTGCAGAGCAGTCCTCTTCTCTGCTGAAGGCACTGGTGGAAAGGCTTGATACACCAACCGACCTCGGCGCGGCATCCTCTCTGGATCTCGGTGCTCTTTCCCTCAACTTTGCCAAGTTTCTGGACGGCGTCCATGACACTCCTTCCTGCTTGCGGGTGAAGATCAAGATCTGTCAGCTCTGCGAAGCTGTCACAAAACGAAAAGAGCATCTCAATCTGCGTGATGATGTCCGCAACCGCA belongs to Podospora bellae-mahoneyi strain CBS 112042 chromosome 6, whole genome shotgun sequence and includes:
- the RAT1 gene encoding 5'-3' exoribonuclease 2 (EggNog:ENOG503NW08; COG:K) — its product is MGIPAAFRWLSTKYPKIISPVIEDTPITMDDGAVIPVDTTKPNPNGEEFDNLYLDMNGIVHPCSHPEDRPAPKDEEEMMVEIFKYTDRVVNMVRPRKLLMIAVDGVAPRAKMNQQRSRRFRAARDAKEKEEDKEKLLKMLQKDKKSTVQVQPVEEVVQKAFDSNSITPGTPFMDILAASLRYWCSYKLNTDPAWAKIKVIISDATIPGEGEHKIMEYVRSQRNSPGHDPNTRHVIYGLDADLIMLGLATHEPHFRVLREDVFAQDARPRLCKLCGQKGHDAANCRGEAKEKEGEFGEKDRAAPLKPFIWLHVNIFREYLAVELNVPGLPFAFDLERAIDDWVFMCFFVGNDFLPHLPALEIRENGIDTLVAIWKDNLPSMGGYLTKDGHVDLERAQLIMAGLAKQEDAIFRRRKETEDRREAGFKRRKLQQEKQQQRNGQGQQDSPSYRKRGQPPPETFAAASMNLISVSNIQKPAAHSITHDMVVNRQAVDQANVANKSAASVLKSQIQSLMNKPKEEAPAPAAEEAKEPVAEETQPKSPPSALGKRKAELITEADANSPAASSGAETAASGEEEAVDTVRLWEEGYADRYYEQKFKVDPKDLEFRHKVARAYVEGLAWVLMYYFQGCPSWEWFYPYHYAPFAADFVDLGKMTINFDKGRISRPFEQLMSVLPAASRHAIPEVFHDLMTNEDSEIIDFYPEEFDIDLNGKKMSWQGIALLPFIEMPRLLKAMEPKQKLLSEEDRARNEPGKEVLIISDAHPVYDDITQKFYSKKPVGDKVEIDSALSEGLSGKIEKIEGYVPHGELRYPLERHTFPDVDFDRTLSVHYELPSSSHIHKSILLRGVKLPPPVLDRSDIEILKGKGRNSGRGYGGVPFHGNGGGGRGGRINYGPGGNNRGGGGGGGYNNHYRGNSNNNNQSQGYGNGYGNGGGYGGGQQQFPPVPPPGWQPPVPPGFPGFGQGGPPPAPPGYVPPYQQGYHQPPPPNRYAMPPVPPPGAYGGGGYGVQGQGGYQQGRQHDMYRPPQGGQDRRRDGGRGGGGGGYRDNRDYRR